The genomic window tgtgtgtgtgtgtgtgtgtatgtgtgtgtgtgtgtgtgtttgtgtgcgcgcgcacaaatgtatgcatgtatatatgtatatatatacacatacacacatttacttatgtgtgtgtatataatatatatatatatatatatatatatatatatatatatatatatatatatatatatatatgtatgtatgtatgtgcgtgtgtgattttgtgtacacacagacagacacacacacacacactcatatatatatatatatatatatatatatatatatatatatatatatatatatgtatatatatatatatatatatatatatatatatatatatattatatattatatatattatatatacacgctgcaaatgtatacatatccatacacacataggaaatggttaatggttaatggttaaaagcaagagaaatgtgctagacatctaaggtcatgtagcactatagttaatgtttgggaagggtggttgagttagtgattagttgtctaagctgggcaaaggaattggtgagtgaaagggttagggtcgggtgtggtaaggagttagattagatgaaggatatgtatacgtttgaggaaagagaataggtagtagatgggggaaagcagaggtacgggttgtttcaaaacgtgggcacgataataggatgtgtgggattgaaaggggaacattacaactgtgcaagggacattggtttgaaagggaggtgtgacataaggtgttttctgattgataagtatggatgagacataaagggaatgtggggataagacaaatgataattggggtattggaggatgtgttagaaaggtctcttgaaggcatacaatagatggactgtgttgggagggggtaggaggatagggtgtaggggggatatcgttaggaggaggatggatatcagcagttacttggagtgtggaaggagcaggagttgtaagatttggaggttgagtgtcagttttcattaggtaatcttgaatattttcaatggtttcttcttctgagttggtttgggagttttgggggatataggatttcttgtgagggggggaagagaggactggtgtctcaagcaaaggagtaaaggaaggtggaggtgattgtgtggtagggaagaggggtggaacgtttgttctgtctgttacgggtagtgcgaggagggagaggggaaggtgttggggttgtggtggtgattgagatatctgtagtagagattggagtgtcctGGATttagatggcaaaagagtttgactggggaaggtaggaggtagaagagggggtttagatgtagggggggtggttttaggagaattggtagaatgagcagtattactggagtaggagtaagagagaaaccacgtcgacgtgcttcttgtctggcttcacgtagtgtgagtccaagtttgaatctgagagttgctacctcagactcaaatttgtaggtgggacagcccctataaaatacattatgggggccgccacagttggcacatgtgcgtgattgtgcagggcagttagatcgggtatggccaggttgggcacatagtgggcatctggctgtggaacggcaatgtttggctgggtgtcctagacgccaacaattttggcactgacgtggaggaggttggtatggacgaacagggagggattctcctcctatatagacgttaaagggaaggtcatgtctacggaaggtaattttggctaagttagtgggtttctttcgattacctctggggggaatggagtagcattgtactgacgttgcatcatagtctgtgagacaggcaagtaggtcttctccacaatctgaccaatctttgtcatagattgggcaatttgctggggagattgaaactgtttccggtgcaagtattgagggttggatggggttaccatatatgtctgttagttttgttaatgctatagcttggttttcggatgttactgtgacaagacgggagcggtcgggtcggctacggaaagagactttacctacttgtttttggagacattgttggaagagaagggtgttgtcagagtagggagctgtgggagggatcacgaaaaatcggtcccatttggctgtgctgaagaggtattcaatattgttgtagtgatagggtagtcgaggcgggtgcgtgacgatggagtagtgttgagggaggtagtgttatggggaggtgggcaataaggctgtaaggtattaataagggaggatggggtggttgatgttggaggttgtgggggtagaggtgatgaagttgagcgtgctgggagagtggaaatgtttcttaaggattggttgttggctactgtactagtaggcattgatgagggggtagttgttgcagtgttcggagccgtggtcaaaggagagcctggggtcagggaatcgggtgggtttacatcgttggggctatttgataaaggggcaagcctcattgcccctaatagtggaggtaagttttcattgctggccatggtaagcctggattatgttggggataagaacagtccacccctcagggtccccttgaggggtaagggctagataaaaatcaggggaataccgtgcccatggctccctcaggccgttcaggactggcacaaagtcagcctttcatcctttcagcacggctctcacaccttaggaggtggatagcagaagggtttggtgaagggacagaaacgaaaagtgggaaggaaaataaagaccatgcaaaattagttgagtcgagggctgagtcccaaggttgggaagttccccatcattgggtcccagtctccgcctcctaagcccccccacgacaacaacgggcaagggattgggggggcacACAtaggaaagtgtatatataagagCGATAGCAGTAAGCTTCGGGCCAAGCTTATCTTCGTAAATCTCACTGGATTAAactgaagaaaataacaatgaaaaaacttGTCCTTGGAATTACATCCCATTATCTATGGAAAGCAGTCCTCGCCTCCTAACCCCCTACAGGACAACAACGGGCACGGGACTAGTGGGGATAATTAGGAGTTATTCGATCtggtatattatgtaaaatttaattatcattcacTTTCCTCTCTGCACTTCTTTTTTTACTGGAACTCTTGCCTTcctcaattactattattattatagtaatgatatataattgcatttGTTACATTATTGGACGAATCCATCCACGATGTACTGAACCAAGATTCTATTTGACTAAAACTAAATATACACCGAGTATCTtccattatgtgtgtatattaaatcaATACTGAGCATAAGTGAAATTGGTGTTGATTCCAGATCACAATTTGCATTGAATGATAACTCCGATGCACGTCCCTGTATATACTTgacttaatacattttttttccgtgATCGTTTCCTGCCATAAAGTTAATTTAAACTGAGTTCCCCCAGTCATATTAACGTAGGAAAAATGACACCATTTTCTTACAGCTTTATTTAATCTTAAGACAAACGAGTAACGGATAAAAGTCTACAATCAGTTTCCGGAAGAAGTGCACACAGTACACTAACTAGGCTACTGAGACACAAGGGGACTAGCTCGGACGCCGATAATGCACAATACCAGAAGCAAGGAGTCATTACTGGACGCTAAAGTTTCTAATTCCCTATGTCATGTAAACCAATACTTTAGTCGGAGGGGACTTCCTCTTTGATGGTGATGTGATCTTCCGTCTTAATGGTTTCCGCgaagtcctcctcctccctggacTCGGCGCCGACATCTCTGGCTGCGGAACACGGGAAGTTTTCGGTCTTGACAATGTCGGGGTCATATTCTGACTTGATGAATATCACGTTTTCGGGCCATCGACTCGCACTGGTTCCTTCCCCTGGCGTGTGCTGTGGCGTCGCGGGTCTGTCGCCATCGAGCGGGTCTCTTGCAGGGTCGTCCATTATAGGAGAATGACTGTCTAACAGGTCGTGTTCCCCGTTAATAGACTCATTGTCGAGATGATTACTTGTGCTCGCAACAAAGGCAAAACTGCTAGTACAATTTGGACTGCCATCTTCCATATGCAGCAACTCCATATGATGAGCCAGTGCAGTCTCCGTAGTAAAACTCTTATCACAGAGTGAACATTGCATTCTTTTCTTGTTCATGTGACTTTTCATATGACTTGTTAATTCTGACTTTCCAATAAACTTCTTATCACAAAACGAACATGAAAATGGCCTTTCGCCTGTGTGAATTTTTAGATGCTTGGTTAAATCTGACCTGGCAGCAAACTTCTTTTCACAAAGATCGCAATGATAAGGCCTTTCACCAGTATGAACTCTGATGTGGAGTTTCAAATGACAATTTTGGCTGAACCGTTTATCACAAAGTGTGCAGACATAAGGCTTCTCATTTCTATGAAGTTTCTCATGCTGGTTCAGAGAACTTTTCTGGATGAATTTCTTTCCACAATATGAACATGAGAAAGGTTTCTCGCCTGTGTGTATTCTTAAATGTCGTTGCAAGTGACATTTCTGTGTTAATTCTTTGTCGCAATGTGGACACTTATGAAGCTGTTTAGGTTTTTTAATTCCATGAGTTTTCAAGTGTTTTCTAAAGTCCCGTTTCACAGAGTATTTTTCATCACAATACGAACACTGGAAAACCTCACTACTTTCGTGAAGTTTTAGATGCTTTGTCAGGCATGACTTTGCATAGAATTTTTTATCGCAATATGTACACTCGTAAGGTTTCTCACCAGTGTGTAATCTCCAGTGCTCCTTTAAATGACCCTTCTGGCTGAAGTCCTTGTTGCAGTAGGAGCACTTGAAGGGCTTTTCCCCCGTATGAGTCCTCATGTGAGTCTCCAAGTTGTGCTTCCAGTCAAACTTCTTGTTGCAAGAAGAACACTCAAACGGCTTGTCTCCTGTGTGGTTCCGGAGATGCTGCGACAGGTTGTGCTTCCATCTGAACTTCTTTTCGCAATATGAACATTCGAATGGCTTGTCATTTGTGTGATTCCTCAGATGCTGTTTCAGGTTGTGCTTCCAATTGAATCTCTTAttgcaatataaacacacaaaaggcTTTTCCTCACTCATACTGAATTAACAATTTGTCTGTTCAGTCTTTTACAAATATACCACCCTAAACTTGACCTgttaatttctttataaaaaatttactatTGTTTGCATTACAGAAAAAAGATGCAGTATGCATGTACGTTCTTGCACACTATGAATGACTAGCTTcacattttctcccccctccaaAATAGCCTTTATTTCACCATGACACTAATATAGTTTCCATTTCTTGCCTTGTTGCTTCTGAAGCCTATTGGACTATGTAACTCTTGGCAGTAAGATCCTTCATCAGATCCTGTGAAATGAGAAAGTGTATGAGTAACttcgtacataaacacacataaagatcaatggttaatggttaaatatCTGTGggccccataattttttttaaccttcatgtataaatataaatatgtaaatatatatatatatatatatatatatatatatatatatatatatatatacacacacacacatttgtatataaataaataaataagtaaataaatcaatatatatatacaaaaaaaaaaaaaaaaaaaaaaaaaaaaaaaaaatataatatatatataatatatatatatactatatatatatatacataatatatatatatatatatatatatatatatataatatacatatatatatatatatacatatatatatatatatatattataatatatataaaatatatatatatatatataatgtatatacacacacacatacatacacacatacatacatacacatacacacacatacatacatacatacatacacacacacacattatatatatatatatatatatacatatatatatatatatatataatatatatatatatatatatattatataatattatataatatataataaacataatatatataatatataatatataatatataatatatacagacagacagacagacagacagacacacaacccccaccaacacacacacacacaccacacacacaccacacacacacacacacacacacacacacacgcacacacgcacacatgcacacaggcacacaggcacacacacacgcacgccccacacacacgcaccacacacgccaccccacacaaagcacgcatatatatatatatatatatatatatatatatatagatatatatatatatatatatatacacatacacatatatacatacatacatacacactcatatataataaaacacaccccacacacacacacacacacatatatatatataatatatatatatctaaaattatatatattttagttttatatataaaatatatatatataatataatataatatataatataatatatatatatagcatatatatgtatatatatatgtattatatatgtgtgtatatcatattataatatatatatatatatatatatatatatattatatatattttaaaatatagtatatatatatatatatatattatattatatatatatattattaattatatatataaaatatatatctatataatatatatattttatatatatatatattaatattttataaaattatatatataatatatatatattaaaatagatatattaatatatatatatatatatatatttatatatatatattatatatatattatatatatatatattattatatatatatattatatatatataaaatacacatattaaaatatatatatatatatatatacccacatatatatatattttattatatatttttatatatctatatatatatataaataaaatatatatatatatattatatgtgtgtgtgtgtgtgtttttgtgttttttatatatgagtgtgtatgtatgtatgtatgtatgtgtatgggtattatatatatatatataaaattataatatatatattatatatatatatattttatgcgtgcgtggggtgtgtgtgcttttgtgcgtgcgtgtgtggtcgggtgtgtgtgttcctgtgtgcctgtgtgcatgttgcgtgttgtgcgtgtgtgtgttgtggtttgtgttttgtgtgtgtgtgtgtgtgtgtgtgtgtgtttgcttgctgggtgtgtgtgtctgtctgtctcttgtctgtctgtatattttattattatatttatattatattttatgtattattatatttatatattatttaatatttatatatatatattatttattatctatatatatatattatatattattatatatatatatatatatatatatatgtatatataatatattatataatgtgtgtgtggtatgtatttttattatgttgtgttatgtgtatgatgtattttatgaTTGTttgtatatccttatatatatatattatataagtttatatcatatctattatatatataattattatcttattttttatatatatttatattatatatatattctgtcatattctattatgttatatatatatatatatctatattttatttttttttttttttttttttttttttgtttttgtatatataatattgatttatttcttttttattt from Penaeus monodon isolate SGIC_2016 unplaced genomic scaffold, NSTDA_Pmon_1 PmonScaffold_8265, whole genome shotgun sequence includes these protein-coding regions:
- the LOC119571836 gene encoding zinc finger protein OZF-like, with the protein product MSEEKPFVCLYCNKRFNWKHNLKQHLRNHTNDKPFECSYCEKKFRWKHNLSQHLRNHTGDKPFECSSCNKKFDWKHNLETHMRTHTGEKPFKCSYCNKDFSQKGHLKEHWRLHTGEKPYECTYCDKKFYAKSCLTKHLKLHESSEVFQCSYCDEKYSVKRDFRKHLKTHGIKKPKQLHKCPHCDKELTQKCHLQRHLRIHTGEKPFSCSYCGKKFIQKSSLNQHEKLHRNEKPYVCTLCDKRFSQNCHLKLHIRVHTGERPYHCDLCEKKFAARSDLTKHLKIHTGERPFSCSFCDKKFIGKSELTSHMKSHMNKKRMQCSLCDKSFTTETALAHHMELLHMEDGSPNCTSSFAFVASTSNHLDNESINGEHDLLDSHSPIMDDPARDPLDGDRPATPQHTPGEGTSASRWPENVIFIKSEYDPDIVKTENFPCSAARDVGAESREEEDFAETIKTEDHITIKEEVPSD